In one Helicoverpa zea isolate HzStark_Cry1AcR chromosome 5, ilHelZeax1.1, whole genome shotgun sequence genomic region, the following are encoded:
- the LOC124630795 gene encoding ATP-binding cassette sub-family G member 8 gives MSQSALGLGGERRYSVPSNPLMHDHRGMHSEDLHAWSIYRQNLNSDFTDSALGSTDKSPLPYGNFQLRDTTVQSILSHPRYGPKSALGSNMYTYLKFGLPRVFPPNHNGSQRSGTPKPKTSIGSGMKPVPRIQRQSRGMRETSSGYDSSDNETTTNYKYSRKYRSDPDFRMQNVHPSLQPNTGVPVVAMQQAGIRGDGQWTNSRHKSVSEANLLGIDARPQRTHYSNRRNSVADYVPDGDHQSYLMSPSHLGGRMSKAGSHMSIAQSRKHSTLRPGDHLDGYTHSAYIYPNYYVNSLEITAPENKSTLLVSGLSFEVKSGEILAVLATSHHEATGLLDVLAGVRKKLTGDIVINGQPVASSTLRKVAAYVRKDTSLCAAMTVEHTLRFHAALRRPRNNGQVKMDDRDRINLLIEELGLEQVRDTNVGRLTRSEIRRLNVACQLLLDMAILILDQPTKEMDIFDTFFLVEYLRNWASTGRVVIMSLHPPTYEIFAMLTKVVLISAGRTMFSGYRRDMLPYFASIDYPCPAFKNPSDYYLDLVTLDDLSAAAMLESSGRISALANVFAGAHAAPEPPPPVPLPAPLTRHNVLVQAAALIQKSLLYTQSTTISNVITRVLLAAVMSLITGAIFWDLPSTDPALTQNDRVGYHYTVMCLTVWPILLWLSAREASSMRHHVERDIAVGLYSRTVFILFDQLLEVWSACITWLAYLVPSYAMTGLYAQAPASFDGFYYYLGYMLVYLISIQMLCRATIFIVPMEKTAAIISGFCLLLSTLVNGVMIHERDLPYYVTWLQYVSPSRWTIPELLGRELSEVALRSSISKDVRCPNKQRPYQDIIVQSPCPPPNGTQVLSNFEYIRSDHLWEWTDESFLIALAIFYAVFAFVALVAFVADCTKYTKRKDLTSRKGHKVSVNTP, from the exons ATGTCGCAGTCAGCGCTGGGCCTCGGCGGGGAGCGGAGGTACTCGGTGCCGTCCAACCCGCTGATGCACGACCATCGGGGCATGCACTCTGAGGACCTGCATGCCTGGTCGATTTACAG GCAAAACCTGAACTCGGACTTCACTGACAGTGCATTGGGGAGCACGGACAAGAGCCCACTGCCTTATGGGAACTTCCAGCTGAGGGATACTACCGTACAGTCCATATTATCGCATCCTCGATATGGACCTAA ATCGGCGCTCGGCTCCAATATGTATACGTACCTGAAGTTCGGGCTACCTCGGGTGTTTCCGCCGAACCACAACGGATCCCAGCGGTCTGGTACTCCTAAGCCGAAGACTTCCATTGGAAGTGGCATGAAACCAGTGCCCAG GATCCAAAGGCAAAGTCGAGGTATGCGAGAAACTTCATCAGGATACGACAGTTCGGACAACGAGACCACCACAAACTATAAGTACAGTCGAAAGTATCGCTCTGACCCGGATTTTAGGATGCAAAACGTACATCCTTCTCTGCAG CCTAATACCGGCGTCCCAGTAGTAGCGATGCAGCAAGCAGGAATCCGCGGCGACGGCCAGTGGACGAACTCGCGCCACAAGTCCGTCAGTGAAGCAAACCTGCTCGGTATAGACGCGCGACCACAACGCACACACTACAGCAATAGGAGAAACAGTGTCGCTGATTATGTGCCCGATGGAGACCACCAAAG CTACTTAATGTCACCTTCGCACCTGGGCGGTCGCATGTCTAAGGCCGGCAGCCACATGTCTATCGCACAGTCTAGGAAACACTCCACACTGAGACCGGGAGACCACCTAGACGGATACACGCATTCCGCGTATATTTACCCTAATTATTAT GTAAACAGTTTAGAAATAACAGCGCCAGAAAACAAGTCAACTCTTTTAGTATCTGGGCTAAGCTTCGAGGTGAAGTCGGGAGAAATCCTGGCTGTATTAGCAACATCCCATCACGAAGCTACAGGACTATTAGATGTTCTAGCTGGTGTACGAAAG AAACTGACGGGAGACATAGTCATCAACGGCCAGCCGGTTGCGTCATCAACTCTTCGGAAGGTAGCCGCGTACGTACGTAAGGATACATCGCTATGTGCCGCGATGACAGTAGAACATACCTTGAGGTTCCACGCTGCGTTGAGAAGACCCCGGAACAACGGACAAGTGAAGATGGATGACAGAGATCGG ATAAACCTCCTAATAGAAGAACTAGGACTCGAACAAGTCAGGGACACAAACGTGGGACGTTTAACTCGTTCCGAAATCCGACGCCTGAACGTAGCATGTCAACTTCTCTTAGACATGGCCATATTAATTCTTGATCAACCCACAAAGGAAATGGATATATTTGACACCTTCTTCCTGGTGGAATATTTGAGGAATTGGGCCAGTACTGGAAGAGTGGTTATCATGTCGCTGCATCCACCTACTTATGAGATTTTTGCTATGCTTACAAAG GTGGTTTTAATATCAGCCGGTAGAACGATGTTCAGCGGGTACAGAAGGGATATGTTGCCATATTTTGCCTCCATCGATTATCCCTGCCCTGCTTTCAAGAACCCCTCGGACTACtatc TGGATCTTGTCACACTAGATGACCTATCAGCGGCAGCGATGCTAGAGTCTTCAGGGCGTATCTCTGCGCTAGCGAACGTGTTCGCGGGAGCGCACGCAGCGCccgagccgccgccgcccgTGCCGCTGCCCGCGCCGCTCACCCGGCACAACGTGCTCGTGCAGGCCGCTGCGCTTATACA AAAGAGTCTGTTATACACACAATCGACAACTATATCGAACGTGATAACACGAGTACTCCTCGCGGCTGTCATGTCGCTGATCACGGGCGCCATATTTTGGGACCTTCCATCCACAGACCCTGCG TTAACACAAAATGACCGTGTAGGATACCACTACACTGTAATGTGCCTTACTGTGTGGCCGATCCTTCTGTGGCTGAGTGCGAGAGAAGCGAGTTCCATGCGACATCACGTGGAAAGAGATATCGCCGTCGGACTGTACTCCAGAACTGTGTTCATATTGTTCGAT CAACTCCTAGAGGTATGGTCAGCGTGTATAACGTGGCTGGCGTACCTGGTGCCAAGCTACGCCATGACAGGCCTGTATGCGCAGGCACCAGCCTCCTTCGACGGTTTCTATTATTACttag GTTACATGCTGGTCTACTTAATAAGCATACAAATGTTATGTCGAGCGACAATATTCATTGTGCCAATGGAGAAGACTGCAGCTATCATATCAGGGTTCTGCTTGCTACTAAGCACGTTGGTCAATGGCGTGATGATACACGAACGGGATTTGCCGTACTACGTCACGTGGCTACAGTATGTGTCTCCTTCGAGATGGACGATCCCAGAATTATTGGGAAGAGAACTGAGTGAAGTTGCCTTGAGGAGCAGTATTAGTAAGGATGTGAGGTGTCCTAATAAAcaa agaCCATACCAAGA